Genomic window (Allostreptomyces psammosilenae):
GAACAGCGAAGCCTTGACTCTGCCGAGATCCACGAGTGTCGAAAAGCCCTGGCGGACTTCGCGGAAGGGAGGTATCGCCTTGAAAGCTGTATGTGGGGCAAACTGATCAGTGCAATCGAAGAAGGAATGACTCTCCCGCAGGCTGATCGTGCCCGTTTCTTCAGGCAGGCAACCGAAATGGGTCCTCCGAGCATCGCGGAGGGGGCCTACTGGTTGGACTTGATGCGAGAGCGGGGGCCTTAGAGATGATTTGTGGTCGCCGTCGTGGCGCAGCTTGCGGTCGAGCCTGCGGGTGCGGGCCGCCGACCGGCAGTCCGTGCAGGCCCGCGAAGCGCTGGGGATTCGCTGGACGGAGGTGGACCGGGATCAGGGCATCATCGCGCGAGGCTCGCTGCCGACATCTCGGACCGGCTGGGTCCGAGCAAGTTCGTCTGATCACCCTGGCCCCTTGGGCCAGGGGACCCCAGAGAGCCGACTCTCCCAGCAAGATCCTTTCCGTTGTTCACGCGGTTGTTCACACGGGGCCTCTGAACGCCCCGGGAAACACGAAAACCCCAGGTCAACTGGGGTCTGTGTGAGTGTCCGAGGGGGGACTTGAACCCCCACCCCCTATACGGGGACTAGCACCTCAAGCTAGCGCGTCTGCCTATTCCGCCACCCGGACGTGGGCTCGTCTTCCGCTCGGTGGGCTGTGCCGCCGTGCCGTTGACGTCGTAGACATTACCAAAGATCGGCGGGGGGTGAGGAACGGTGCCCGGGGGGTGGGTGGGGTGGGGGGAGAGGGTGGGGCGTGGGGGTGGGCGGGACCGGGAGGCCGGGGGCGGGTGGAGGCGGTGCCGGGGAGGGGGGCGGGGGTAGCAAGATGGGGGGCGACCTGTCGCCGCCCGAGGGGAGAACACTGTGAGCGAGCCGAGCACGACCGGAGCGGTTTCGGTCGGGAAGCCGGACGCCGAGGTGGTGGAGCTGTGCCGGGACCTGATCCGGATAGACACCAGCAACTACGGCGACCAGCCCGGGCCGGGGGAGCGGGCCGCGGCGGAGTTCGTGGCGGAGAAGCTGGCCGAGGTGGGGCTGGAGCCGCGGATCTACGAGTCGCGGCCGGGGCGCGCCAGCACGATCGTGCGGGTGCCCGGGGAGGACTCCTCGCGGCCCGCGCTGCTGATCCACGGGCACACGGACGTGGTGCCGGCCAACGCCGACGACTGGACGTACCACCCGTTCTCCGGCGAGATCGCCGACGGGTGCGTCTGGGGGCGGGGCGCCGTGGACATGAAGGACTTCGACGCCATGACGCTCTCCGTGGTGCGGGACCGGATGCGCAGCGGGCGCAGGCCGCCCCGTGACCTGGTGCTGGCGTTCCTGGCCGACGAGGAGGCCGGCGGGACGTACGGGGCCCGGTACCTCGTGGACAACCACCCGGAGCTGTTCGAGGGCGTCACCGAGGCGATCGGCGAGGTGGGCGGCTTCTCGTTCACGGTGAACGAGAACCTGCGGCTGTACCTGGTGGAGACGGCGGAGAAGGGCATCCACTGGATGCGGCTGACCGTCGACGGCCGGGCCGGGCACGGCTCGATGACCAACGAGGACAACGCCGTCACCGAGCTGTGCGAGGCCGTGGCGCGGGTCGGCCGGCACCGCTTCCCCGTCCGGGTCACCAAGACGGTGCGCTCGTTCCTGGACGAGCTCTCCGACGCGCTGGGCGTGGAGCTCGACCCGGAGGACATGGACGCCACGCTGGCCAAGCTGGGCGGGATCGCGCGGATGATCGGCACCACGCTGCGCAACACCGCGCAGCCCACCATGCTGGGCGCCGGTTACAAGGTCAACGTGATCCCCGGGCAGGCCACCGCGCACCTGGACGCCCGCTTCCTGCCGGGCTACGAGGAGGAGTTCCTGGAGCAGCTCGACGAACTGCTCGGCCCGCGGGTGCGGCGGGAGGACGTGCACGCCGACAAGGCGCTGGAGACCAGCTTCGACGGGGCGCTGGTGGAGGCCATGCAGACGTCGCTGAGCGCCTTCGACCCGGCGGCGCGGGCCGTGCCGTACATGCTCTCCGGCGGCACGGACGCGAAGTCCTTCTCCGACCTCGGCATCCGCTGCTTCGGCTTCGCGCCGCTGCGGCTGCCCCCGGAGATGGACTTCGCCGGGATGTTCCACGGGGTGGACGAGCGGGTGCCGGTGGACGGGCTTACCTTCGGCGCCAACGTGCTGGACCGCTTCCTCGACCTGTGCTGACGGCGTCCCTGCCGTGCTGGCGGCGTTCCCGCTGCGCTGACGGCCCTCCCGGGTGCCGGGTGGGTCCGTCGCAGTAGGAATGGTCACTCAACGGAGTGATCAAGCTCGATTCGAGTAGCCGTGCGTCACTTCCCCCGTTGTGATGGGTTCGGGCACGGACACCGCCGTGCCCGAACAAGGAGGAAGTGATGAAGCTCATCAAGATGCTCGCGGTCGCAGCCGCCGGCACCGGCCTCGTGCTCGGCGGCGCCGGTGTCGCCAGCGCGGACGCGGAGGCGGAGGGTGAAGCGATCGGGTCCCCGGGCATCGTCTCGGGGAACGTCATCCAGGCCCCGATCCACATCCCGGCCAACGTCTGCGGCAACACGATCGACATCATCGGCGTGCTGAACCCCGCGGGCGGCAACGCATGCGTGAACGCGGAAGAGGAAGAGGAAGAGGAGTTCTAGGGGCCGGGCGACGTCACCGGGGACCGACCGAGGCCCCGGGCACGGATCGCTGACAGGGGTGGCTGCGCGCGTGGTTGGGCGCCGTGCGCGGAGCCACCCCTTTCGCGCCCCCGTTCCGCGCCGCGCCCTCTCTCCGCGGCGACCGGCATCGCCGCGATGCCCTGGGTGCTCGGGTGAATCCCGAGGGTTACTCCACCCGTTCGAGTGAAATCGAGCGAGGGTCACTACCGGGCGGGCCTTCCGTCGTTGTTGTTTGCACGGACAACCGTCCGTGCGACCGACGCGGAAGGCAGGAAATCAATGCGACAGGTGGCCAGAGGGGGCCTCATGCTGGTTGTGGCCACGGGAGGCGTGCTGGCGCCCACCGCGGGTGCCGCATACGCCGCTGAGGCGGATGGGGCCGCTGTCGACTCGCCCGGTGTGGCCTCCGGGAACAGCATCCAGGTGCCGATCGACATCCCGATCAACATCTGCGGCAACACCGTCAACGTCATCGGCGTGCTCAATCCGACTGTCGGCAACGTCTGCGCCAACACGTCCGTCGACGGCGAGGACGACGCCGAGCAGGGGCCCGGCCCCGACGGCGGCCCCGGTAGCGACGTGGTCGACGGCGACGGGGCGGCCGGCGCGGAGGCGTCCAGTGTCGCGGCGGGCTCCCCGGGCGTGCTCTCCGGCAACAGCGTGCAGATCCCGGTGCACGTCCCGCTGAACGTCTGCGGCAACAGCGTGGACGTCGTCGGCGTCCTCAACCCCACCACGGGCAACGAGTGCGACAACGTCGCCGTGGAGGAGCCGGAGCGCACCACCCCCGGTGACGACGGCGACACCGGGCCCGAGGACGGCGGAGACGACTGCGACAAGGAGTGCGGCCCGGCGCCGGAGGGCGACAAGCCCGACGACGACGAGGTCGACGGCGCCGGCGACTCCCCGGACCAGGAGAAGGACGACGACGAGGTCGCCGCCGCCGGACCGGCGGAGGTGGCTCCGGCCGCCGACGAGCGCGCCGTCGCCGCCGCCCCGGGCGTCCTCGCGGAGACCGGCGCCGGCACCGACATGGCGGTGGCGGCCGGTCTGGGCGCCGCGCTGATCGCCGGCGGCGGGCTGCTGTACCGGCGCCGCGCGGGCGCCCGGGGCTGACCCGTCCGCGGCCGCCCCTCCGGGGCCGCCCCTCCGGGGCCGAACGTCCGAGGCCGAACGTCCGAGGCCGACCGGGCGCGCCTGACCGTCGGCGGCCGACCGTCCACGGCGGCGGCGCTCCCTCCACATACCACCGGGCCGGCCCGCGTCTCGCGGGCCGGCCCGGTGTGTGATGCGTCACGTCGGTGTGCCGTCGGGTCGGGGTGAAGTGTCGGGGTCGAGGTTGACGCACGCCGCCGAGGGCGGTGACGGCGCCCGCTGAGCCGCCGTCACGCGCCACCGGCGCGGTCGCTCACGCTCTCGGGAGGAAGGCTCGCTGGCGGATGATGCGTCGGCGCAGCACGACGCGCCGGGAGCCGTCCCGGTACAGGCGTACCCGGGCCAGTTCCCAGTGGCCGTACTCCGCGTGGTCGGTCAGCAACTGCCGGGCCGCGCTCCGGGAGGTGCCGCGCGGCAGGGTCAACTCGTGGAATTCATACTCGCCCATCACAACCATTGTGCGCGTGGAGGCCGTCTCCCGATACCGTCAGCACCATGTCTGATGCCGTGCAGTCCTCCGCAGCCGAGGTACGCGCTGCCGTCGAGTCGCTCAAGGCCGCCTTGGATCGTCACCTGACCGCGGTGGAGAACCGCTCGGGCGAGAACGATCCCGCGGTGACCCGCGCGTTCGCGGAGCTCTCGGCAGCGGCCGACGCCTATGACGAGATCCTCTACGACGCCTACGACGAGGTGATCCCCTTCGAGGTCCCGGGCGACGACCGCCCGGAGACGTACGAGGGCCCGGAACAGCCCGAGGCGATCAGCGTGCTGGTGCGCCGCGACTACCTCATCGCGGAACCCAGCGTTCTGGTGGAACACGCCCGTCGGCTCCACGCGGCCGGGGCCGACGCCGGTGTCGGCCATGTCGGCGCGGACGGCGCGGAGAGCGTGAACGCCGCCCTCAGCCTGCTGTTCAACCAGTACGAGCCCGACGAGATCGCCACCCGGAGCGAGGAGTTCGGACTGGAGGAGGGCGACTCCACGCTGTGGGTCACCGCCATCGAGCCGACCGAGCCGGGGGAGTGGCTGAACGACCCGTTCGAGGACGCCGACCCCCGGCGGGCGATCTGTCGCTTCGACGTCAGCGCCGTCTTCGACGACGATGACGACGACTTCCTGGACGAGGAGGACCTCGACGAGGAGTGAGGCCACCGCCTCGCCCCCACCGGTGGCGGCCTCGATCGAGCCGCCACCGGTGGCACCACCCCTGGGGCGTACCGCGGGCTACGCGGCCGCCTCCACCACGTTCTCCCGGAGGATCGTGCGCAGCCTGGTCCGGCGCGGGGCCGCCGCCCGCTCCGCGATCGCCCGGGCCAGCGCGGCGCCGGCGCCCTGCACCACCGACAGGTGGTGCTCGGCCCGGCTGACGGCGGTGTAGACCAGCTGACGGTCCAGCACGGCCTCGGCGTCGCCCGGCAGCACCAGCACCACGGCCGGCCACCGGTTGCCCGCCGCCTGGTGCGCGGTGACCGCCCAACCGTGCCGGAGCCGGCCCACCTCCGCCGGCGGCACGGTCAGCTCGCCGCCGGAGTGCCGCAGCACCAGGCCCTGCGGCCCACCGCTCTCCACCCGCCCGGGCAGGGCCCGTCCGGGCGCGACCGCGTACACCACCCGGTCACCGGGGTCGAAGCCGCCGAACCGCCCGGGCCCGGGGTTGAGCCGCTCCTTGAAGGCGGCGTTCAGCGCACGGGTGCCGACCGGGCCGCCGTGGCCGCAGGTCACCACCTGGACGTCCTCCGCCGCGAGCTGGAAGGCGCGGGGGATGGACTCGGTGACGAGCTGGCCCGCGCGGCGCACCGCCTCGCTCGGATCGCCCACCGGCACGACGACGACCTCCCGGCCGGGCGCCTCGACGGCCAGCAGCTCGCCCACCGCGATGCCGGAGGCCAGTTCGCCGACCGGCCCCGGGTCGGGGGTGCGGGAGACCACGACCGGGCAGACGCGCGCGGCCAGGCAGTCCGCGAAGACCCGACCGGCGCCGGCGGACTCCAGGACCGTGGGGTCGCCGGAGAGGACCAGCCGGGCGCCGTCGGGCAGGGCCTCCAGCAGGGCGGCGCCGGTCGCCACGTCCAGCATCGGTGCGTCGAGGACGACGAGCAGGTCGAGCGCCCAGGTGCCGTCCTCGGCGTCCCGCGCGGGGCCGTGGCCGGCCAGCAGCGCGTCCACGGTCAGCACCGCCGGCGGCCGGCCCGCGTCGCCGGCCTCGCCGTCGGTGTCGGCCCCTGGACCGGCGCCGGTGTCGGCGTCCGGGCCGGTGGCGGTGGCGGGCCCGGCCAGCGCGCGGGTCAGCCGTCCCCGGCCGTCCTCGGTGGCGGTGACCCCCAGGGCCCGCAGGCCGGCCCGTCCGGCCGCCGCCAGCAGTGCCGCCGGCTCCGCCCGGGCGGCCTCGCCGCCGGAGTGCACCACCAGCCCGGAGGCGGCCACGGCGCGCACCAGTTCGGCCGCCGAGGCGTTCGGTGCGCCGGCCGCCGCCTCGCCGAGCGCGTCCCAGGAGGGCACGGCTCCGGAGGGGACCTCCTCGGGGGCGGCGGTGGCCAGCAGACGGGCCAGGCCCTCACCCAGGCTCTCCTCGGCCAGGGCGAGCCGCTCCAGGGCCAGCAGCCGCTCGGTGGGCACCTCCTCGGCCTCGTCGGCCGGCTCCGTGCCGCCGCCCGCACGCCCGCCCCGGCCGGCGGCGGTGGCGGGCAGTTCCTCCTCGAAGGAGAGCACCGCGCCCTCCGCCAGCAGCGTGGTCACCGCCTCGCCGGCGTCGCCGGCCCGGTGGCGCTCCAGCGCCCCGAGGAGGTCCGGCAGGGCCACGGCGGTGCTGCCCCGCCCAGCGGCCCGCTCCAGCAGCCACAGCACCAGCGCGCGGGCGCGCCGGGGGTCGTCCGGGGTGGCCCGGTCCTGGAGCAGCGCCCGGGCGAAGCCGTCGGCCTGCTCGGGACGGACGCCCGGCAGGCCGAGCACCAGCCACGGGTCCTCGCGCAGCGCCTCGGGCGCTTGCTCGCCCAGCAGCGTCGCGGCGGACGGCGCCAGTGCCTCGGGAGCGCCGCCGGAGGCCAGCACCGCCGCCACCGCGGCGACCAGCTCGCCCGAGGGCTCCCGTGGCGCGGACGGTGTGACCGGTGGGGCAGGCGCGACGGGTGACGCCGGTGTGACCGGTGCGGCCTCCTGGGTCGGCGCCGGCGCCGGCGCCGGCGCCGGCGCCGGGGCGGGTGCGGGCCCGGCGTCCGGGGCGGGGTCGGCGTCCGCCTCGGCCTCGGGGGCCTCCGGGGCCGGCTCCGCCGGGGCGTCGCCGTCGGCGTCGGACTCCGCGGGCTCCGGCGCGCCGTCGGCCGGCTCGGCCTCCTCAGCGGCCTCGGCCTCGTCCGGCCGAGCCTCGGCGGCCG
Coding sequences:
- a CDS encoding chaplin; translated protein: MKLIKMLAVAAAGTGLVLGGAGVASADAEAEGEAIGSPGIVSGNVIQAPIHIPANVCGNTIDIIGVLNPAGGNACVNAEEEEEEEF
- a CDS encoding ATP-binding domain-containing protein produces the protein MSTPEPDAATQPPVPDGQGRRGGPSGVGDHGGRPEGGAGGPARSDAKAAALAALAAITGGAGGAGGAAGAGLQVGTTDLAYVGAPKPPVDDTADANDTPDADDAAAGDATDATEEESAAAEARPDEAEAAEEAEPADGAPEPAESDADGDAPAEPAPEAPEAEADADPAPDAGPAPAPAPAPAPAPAPTQEAAPVTPASPVAPAPPVTPSAPREPSGELVAAVAAVLASGGAPEALAPSAATLLGEQAPEALREDPWLVLGLPGVRPEQADGFARALLQDRATPDDPRRARALVLWLLERAAGRGSTAVALPDLLGALERHRAGDAGEAVTTLLAEGAVLSFEEELPATAAGRGGRAGGGTEPADEAEEVPTERLLALERLALAEESLGEGLARLLATAAPEEVPSGAVPSWDALGEAAAGAPNASAAELVRAVAASGLVVHSGGEAARAEPAALLAAAGRAGLRALGVTATEDGRGRLTRALAGPATATGPDADTGAGPGADTDGEAGDAGRPPAVLTVDALLAGHGPARDAEDGTWALDLLVVLDAPMLDVATGAALLEALPDGARLVLSGDPTVLESAGAGRVFADCLAARVCPVVVSRTPDPGPVGELASGIAVGELLAVEAPGREVVVVPVGDPSEAVRRAGQLVTESIPRAFQLAAEDVQVVTCGHGGPVGTRALNAAFKERLNPGPGRFGGFDPGDRVVYAVAPGRALPGRVESGGPQGLVLRHSGGELTVPPAEVGRLRHGWAVTAHQAAGNRWPAVVLVLPGDAEAVLDRQLVYTAVSRAEHHLSVVQGAGAALARAIAERAAAPRRTRLRTILRENVVEAAA
- a CDS encoding M20/M25/M40 family metallo-hydrolase, which produces MSEPSTTGAVSVGKPDAEVVELCRDLIRIDTSNYGDQPGPGERAAAEFVAEKLAEVGLEPRIYESRPGRASTIVRVPGEDSSRPALLIHGHTDVVPANADDWTYHPFSGEIADGCVWGRGAVDMKDFDAMTLSVVRDRMRSGRRPPRDLVLAFLADEEAGGTYGARYLVDNHPELFEGVTEAIGEVGGFSFTVNENLRLYLVETAEKGIHWMRLTVDGRAGHGSMTNEDNAVTELCEAVARVGRHRFPVRVTKTVRSFLDELSDALGVELDPEDMDATLAKLGGIARMIGTTLRNTAQPTMLGAGYKVNVIPGQATAHLDARFLPGYEEEFLEQLDELLGPRVRREDVHADKALETSFDGALVEAMQTSLSAFDPAARAVPYMLSGGTDAKSFSDLGIRCFGFAPLRLPPEMDFAGMFHGVDERVPVDGLTFGANVLDRFLDLC
- a CDS encoding chaplin, yielding MLVVATGGVLAPTAGAAYAAEADGAAVDSPGVASGNSIQVPIDIPINICGNTVNVIGVLNPTVGNVCANTSVDGEDDAEQGPGPDGGPGSDVVDGDGAAGAEASSVAAGSPGVLSGNSVQIPVHVPLNVCGNSVDVVGVLNPTTGNECDNVAVEEPERTTPGDDGDTGPEDGGDDCDKECGPAPEGDKPDDDEVDGAGDSPDQEKDDDEVAAAGPAEVAPAADERAVAAAPGVLAETGAGTDMAVAAGLGAALIAGGGLLYRRRAGARG
- a CDS encoding DUF5703 family protein; its protein translation is MGEYEFHELTLPRGTSRSAARQLLTDHAEYGHWELARVRLYRDGSRRVVLRRRIIRQRAFLPRA